The genomic stretch tttctgtagtccaaaaaaaataatttgggataaatttattacaaacgtaccaatttggagttcttCGTGTTATTATCTCGAGCTACAATGGCATGGCGTGCTTCCCTTCCTTCCTCTTCGTTATGAAAGACGCTAAAAGCTGTTCCGTAAGTCAAAGAATCTACGTTCCTACTGGCAGTTTATCCTTGAACTCCTGAAGCTGCACTGGTTTTCGATTCAGAGATATCTTCCCCATCATGAACCCGACTCCAGGTCAGAAACGTCGTCTCTCAACTCACCCTGCAGAAGCTTTCCCAGCCTAATTCTTTGAAGCATCCCCGCTAACTGAGGGCCAATCGCTTGGTGTGTAGATCTTAGCTGGCAGTCGAACACCAATGCTGCGCAGTGTCATATTTCGATATTTTAGGGAAGTTTTCTTGCCTTCCTCAATGAATCCATAAGCAGTGTCTAAATGGTCACTTGAAATCAAAGATTTTAATCTAGAGGAGGAAAGGTGACTTAACCGAGAGTGCCAAGTTTTAGATGATACAATAGCAGCACAACCAACGAATGAGTTGAGAATATTTAAAGAAACAAGCTCAAATGAGCGTCCCACTCCACAGCTAGCTCCAATGGTTTGTCTCGTCCTTGGATCTGCACATGACAACCATGAAAAGATAAGTGGACATCAAAGTCAAGTTCACACAATTGTCCGACTGAAATCGAATTTAGCGAAAGTTTGAGAACCATGAGAACATTAGGTAAGGACACTGTGGTTGTAGAGATCTTTCTAATATGACTGACTTGCATTAGAGAATTATTAGCTGTGTAAATGGTAGGTGAATGTGATGGAAATGTTTTTGACCGAAACAAATTAGAATTTGATGTCATATGATTACAACAAACGGAATCAAACTACCATGACTCAGAATTACCTGAAGCTACAGACATAGCATAAGGGACAAATGAGTTAAAAGTACCGTATTctcgaaaaaagaaacaaaaatcctCTAGTGAGAGAATAACAGGCAATCCATTGGAATAAGTCTCTAAAGTGGCAGCATGGCAGATGCATGTGCGTGTGAACCTTGACTTCGGAGTTGATTGTTTTGCCTAGTAGGTTACTTAGGTCGTGGTCGATAGCAATTTGTTCATTATAAGCACTTTACTATTTTAAACACAGTAGCTTAGTAAATATGAAGAAACCAACACTTCGAGAGCTGATAATATGATGCCACAAATGAATTTGGCATGCGGAAATGCCTTTGGAACCGATCAGAAAACGCTAAAATCCGGTTAGAAGATGATTGGACCGATATGAAAAGTGATGGATCCGGTCTGGCCGATCTGATTTGAAACTGTCAATGATGAGTCAACGCCGGTCAAAGGTGAGTCAACGCTCAGTCAACCAATCAATGAATCGTCAACGGGTGTAGATGACGTGCCGTTGGCATGGCATTAACATGGTGATGACATCAGCAGAGCGTAGGCTACTGGTGCTGGCAGGCGCGGCTGTAGAGGCACGTGGATCTCACATGCAGAACATTCCGATGGCGTGTGTGGGTTCGTCCGACAGTGTACTGTCAGAGAAAATTGGTGAGGTGGCTCGCCGGAGAGTGGTGCATTGTGGATTAGCgtttgatttttgaaatatgtAGCGGAAGATGTCTAAATCGCCACTAAGGGtgtgcatggtaacacttcagattgatttctcaacttctccttcaaagcgtaagatgatttttctacttttacttcagattcacttctgatcagaaaaattcgtttgattatgattgaaaatttatacttatagaatattattaacaaaatcttcgacgaccggtcggcgggcggcggcggcggcggttagCGACCGCGGTGGTGGCCGGTGGCAGGCGGCCGGCGATCGACGGCGGCCGGTGGGCGGCGATGGGCGGTCGAtggaggtcaatgtgatcgaagaagtgattctaaggtggagaagtaaaaaaaaattacttctcaaagttggcaaaaaatcttgccagaagttaaaaattcaaccagaagttgaaaatcctaccgtaagtcaatttttttaccaaacggatttctacttcgacaaggtttttaccaaatggatttcccTCGCGGATTGATTTCCGGTAGAGAAATCCAGAAGCGTAAGTGATTTCATGCGACCCTAAATAGTGGCGGGCTCCCCGGCTTCGAGATGTGGCGTGGACGCCCGGGGTACTACGTGACACGATTGATAAACGATCGCTGAAATGGATaatatttttatagtttttaaaacttttagaattatttattttatctttttcccctTCTAGGCCTCGCCAGCGTCAAGCAAGGGTGTGTGAGGgttggaaaagagaagaaaatagtaaaaaatttaaaaaatttgttcaTGTTAACATCAATCCTTTTAATGTGACACGAGTAGCGTCCACGTTAGTcgtttccaacaaaaaaaaatgatcggaaggactacattaTCAAATCGtaaaattttttaggattaaattgacaaaaccgtttgatttaaaaaataatacaattgagaggtttatgattaaattgactacCATACAATAtgcttagaaattttttgataatttttcccaatcaaaattgatggtGTAAAAAAAACATACTACAACTACCTAATGGCCAACTTTGTCATTCGATCTGGTTCAGAAGTGGAaaccatgcaaaaaaaaaaaaaaacatataatcaACAAAATCGAGATGAATACTAAATCCAAAATTCCTTGATTTGGTAATACAAAATGAAGAATGTCTATTTATTATGGATCGAGCAGCTAGGCATTCATCGAGAACTTTTAAACAATCGTGCATAGCATTTGTAGaggtttgatttgatttcttaATTTGAGAGATCCGATCAAACCAAACTGGGCCATGTCAAATTTTTCTTGAGGAGAGCACCCAACCTAAacataaggtttttttttagcCATAGCATGTCATTTCACTGCTCAATTTACAGCGACAATGCTGTACCATAGACAGCCCGGCCCTTCAAATAagatatttttcttaattttttttctaattaagcaTTATATAATTATGCAGCATTGAATCTTACTAAttagtagaggtgtcaaataggtgggtcgggttgggtcggATATGTTCCGACCCATATTTaatgacccatacccaacccgaccctCAActaacccatacccgacccaacccgatTTGACCCATATTATCAAAACATGTTTATATTCTACAAAAACTTATACAactcatttaacctatttttatatgttatctggataaaaaatttcgcatgaaatttaaaaattagtaaataaaataaaaactgatATTACTAagatattttcatgcaatagaAATTTagtatttgtttattttatttttcttttcttttttcttaatttttatgtGGCTGGGTGGTCGACGGGTAGCGGCGGCAGCAACGGTGGGGAGCAAATGCAGTGGGCGGTGGTGGCGGAGGTTGCACGGCGTAGACTGTGCTCCCACGGAGGAATAGGGCTGACCTTGGCAAGCAAGGGATTCGGAAAGGGAATTGCGGGGCGTCGCCGGAAgcaagggggggggggggaccGAGCAGCGGAGCGGAACGAAGAGCAGACGCTGCGGAGCTGGACAAGTTCAATGCGAGTTTGGAACCTCTTGCCAATAATGGAGAGAAGCTCCGGCGGGAAATCGGACCATGATTATTTCATGGTTCCCTCCATGTGAGCTCCTGCGTTTTCTATACTAGTGATCGCAGATGTTAcggtaagaagaagaagaaggaaattaaaggggattttttgttttcgaaTTTTGGCAACGGAATCTCAATGgattatctttcatattttttcgttTGATTTAGATCGTGAATCTTGGAGAATCAAATATTTGATTTAGATCGTTAGTGCCAGGTAAATATTTATCTTAATGTATCATAAATATCTAAGGAATTTTTCAGATCAATTTATATTAAATCACCCAACATTTCAATTgttaaagtaataaaaaatgacatttcATCATCCtccattacttttttttttatgttttttttcatccatgttatgttttttttaatattagagaaaaaaacattaccaaaaaaataaaagagattcACAGCACTATTGCGACGAAGTTTTTCCATTAAACTTAGATTATGTTAAACAAAAtcactttttagataatatggGAACACCACTACTAGTACTTTTCTTATACATGGGACGATGCCAGAGGTACTGTACTCGATCCTGTATCCTCTACGGATTCCCACAATCCCGATTTCGAGAGAGTCGATCACGTTCGGGAAATTGCGGGGCAAGTAAGTGATTCGCCGCTGCAAGAAGAGGCTGAGGAGCTGCACGTCGCCGAGGTTCGACTCCTGGAGCTTCACCAGCCACTGCGATCAAGGAGGACTCGGGGCGTCCGGATCGGAAGCTTTGCTCAGTGTCTCGAGCATGCGGATGTGCTTTAGTGAGGGATTTGGAAAGTGAATCGCTGGACGTGGCAGTGAGGCGGCAGTCGGGCGGCAACTGTGCCGGGTGGTGGTTGGTGACGGGAGGCGGTGGAGATGAAGGTCGGCATGCGGTGGTTGGCAGTGGCTGCTAGCAGTCGTCATGCGGTGATCGGCGGCACGTGACCCAACCCAAATAAGTTTAGCTGGTCAggtgcattaaaaaaaaaaaaatgcgacatGTCGAAGTTTCCGAGAGCTAACTTATTGGTGGCGGCTTGCAGTGTAAACACTCACTGAAAATGCCACCTCCAATAAGCTGTCCTTTTTTCCGCTGACTTTCTAGTAGAAACTATCGTGTTCTTTCCACAACCTGAGTATTAATGGAAAAAGCTGAAGCTGTAGGGCTCTCCATTCATCCACGACTCTCACGCATCAAAAGAGGCACCCCTGGTAAATTGGTGTCTACATCTTAATTTAAAGCGGGCTAAGGCGAATTTTTACAACAAAGGGTGAAAAGAAAACTTCAGAATCCCCCTCTTTCCGTGCATTTAAGTAATTTCCCATAGAAGAAAAACGATTCTAAATCGTCCACTTTTCTTTTATCCACTccgcgaaaaaagaaaaaagaaaatgtctatattttttttaatcattgagGTTTAAGTTTAATTGAGAGATGGATTATTTATGATCTTCAAAAGCTAAAACTTTCTTTGATATGTATTTGCTATTTCCGTGTCCCCACTCGAAAATTCTGGCAATGATTATTAGTAACCTTCTCGATTAAGACTTTGCGacttaaaaagaattaaaaaaatctatCCAAAACGAGTTGGTAGTCTTGGAACAACTCTAGTAGTTTGAGATATATACTATCAAATAATTTTTCCCAAGTCGATTTGTGATTTCGAAATTGCAAAAGTAAGTCTCAAGTCAGCAACTCTTGATTTTTCCTTAAGTTATGAGTAATCTGCAGGAGAATGACACCGATGGAATTCTCGTGAAATCAATTTCCCCGGCAATTTCGAACGCAAATAAATTTTCCGAGTTGTTTTTTCCCACTTACATAATCCAACGATGCTCTTTGCTTGTTTGAAAACGAACGGTGCAGGGAGCATCGCGGTTGCACGATGGAGGGCACCCTGGGTTTCTAGGGTTTTCAAATTTCCATGTGAATGTGATGGAGATGGGAGATGGAGGGAGAAGCACTCGAGCGGGCACTCGAACCTGAGCTCTGGTGCGGGTTCATCAGCCTCTCTTCCATCGACTGAGACGAATTTGCCTGATCGGTCGCTTCCTGCTTTGACCAACATGACAGACCCACGAAATGCGGAAGAGGGAGAACCCGATGCAGAGGTTCCACGAGGTATGTCCGTCTCCAAATAACCCTTTAGATAGAGCTCTTGCAGGATGCTTaatttgtcttctaattttcaCCTAATAATAGGGATAGAGGCCGGAGGATGCTCCAATTTCTATTGGTTATGGAGAAACAGAAAATAGTTAGGAACTAATAGGAAAAGAGGAGTTTTAAGAGTCTTGTCATTGATAATCACTAGATCCTCGGAAATGAACGGGCAAAGCTTTGAAGTGTATATTCTGCTGCCATCATACTAAGCTTTAAATCAGTCTCTTCCTGATTTCACTAACATGCCACGCCGAACTGAATGCAGGAGAGGGAGGACCCGTTACAGAGGTTCCGCAAGGTATGTGCTTCTCCCAATTCCCCTTTTGTTAAAGCCCTTGCAGGACGCTTAATTTGTCTTCCAGTCTTCAGCTAATAATCGGGACATATGCAGGAGGGTTCTCAGATTACTAATAGTCATAGAAAAACACGAAAGAAACAGGAACTAATCGGAAGAGAGGAGCTTGAGAGTCGGTCATTGATATTTAATAGGTCTTTGAAGATGGGCAGCACAATGCTCCCAAGGGTGActttcaaatcttgaaaagCAATGGCTCTGTCTATCCCCTCAGATCACCTACATAAAGAGCATTCGTTTTCAAGGCAGAAGGACAGTATAGTTTTCAATCTGAAGAGCAAAGTCTGAAAACTGTTTCCCGTGTTTTCAAAATAAGAAAGTTTCCAAGGTCTTCCTTGTGGTACCGAGTCAATTGAAACTTATCTGCTCACTCTTTCGTGGGATACAGGGGAAATGCCTAGCTCGACGGATCCATTTTTGGAGCTTTTTGAAGAGAAGCCTAATGACAAGCGGAAGCGTAGCTTCTGCGCGGACGAGTCTCCCGTGGGAGACTCGAAGAGGATCAAGGTGTGCTTTGCTGGAGTTAGATCAGAAGCCCTAGAGGCGCTGAAGGGTGAAAGAGCGCTGGAATCCAGCAACAGACAAGGCAACGATGAAGGTCCATCCAACCTTGCACAGGGTTCGCATCAGCCCGGGACTGCGAGCAACGAAGATTCTTCGAGAGAAACGTCAATCGCTGCCATGCCGTACCTGAGCTCCGGTGCAGGTTCATCAGCCTTTCTTCCATTGACTGAGACGAATTCACCCAATCAGTCTCTTGCTGCTTTGACCGACTTGCCACGACTGAAGGCCGAAGAGGGAGAGCCCAATACAGAGCTTCCGCATGGTATGTGTGCATCTATAAATTTTCCGTAAGTTGTAGCTCGTGCAGGGACGCTTAATTTGTCTTCTAGTCTTCACCTTAGAATAGGGATATAGGCAGGATGGTTAGATTTCTAACAGTtgtggagaaagagaaaatattcaggAATTAATACTAGAAGGGAAGTTTTAAGAGTTGGCCAATCTATGAAAAATGAACAGACAGGTGTTTGGAAGTGTAAATGCAATAGCCAAACGACGATGAGCAATATATTTTCAACAGCATTTAATATTTGATCTGTGTTTACCTAACGGATTACCAAAAGTGtttacaattacaaaaaaaaagaggatgcaTCGAAATGGCAATCATGTaattggtttaaaaaaaaaaatcccttgtCAAAAGTGAtatttcttgattgtgcatATTCTGCATATAAGATTGTCGGCGGCCCATATTTGACGAATAAATGATGTTAGAGGAGTATTTGAAAAATTGCGAATAGATGAGTATTActaaatgaataaaattatattttagcATACAATAAAACCATGATAAATCAATAAAACTATATCCTACCAAATAAAACCCtgaatttcataattttcacaTATAAATAGGGTTAAATGCATGATCAGTAATGATTGTTTAATAACATGCATAATTGTAAATGGCTctaatgagatatttttttaatattgacaTTTGAAAATTAGTGGTCAACAAGAGCCTAAAATAAGATGGAGGGCGCGGTcctttaaacttttgaattacTTTTGTATGGTTAAATTATTTATGAAAGATAATTCCTTCGACTTTAAATTTTACATTAGTTTTCTCCTATGGAGAGGTCGCCAATAGTTCACTATCGTGACATGAATGCCTACATATCATTTTAATTACCGTATGGGATGTTGTCTATaatatttttgtccaaaaaagtgAATACAAAggttcaaattatttatttctatgAGTGTAGCATATCCATAAGATATATCTAAGAAGGTGCCTAatagtgaattttcacttatacTTGAGTTTAGGTGCGAGAACGCATGTTGCACCGGCTGTGAGTCGACCAGGTACCCATAGGCTTGCCGACACGACTATGACATCTCTCAAAAGAAATCTGGGAGAACTCATCAGCAGTCACCAAGCGAAGTGGAGGAGGACAGAGGAAGAATATTGGCATGCAGTTGCATGGGCTGAGAGTCAAGTAGGTACCAGTAGGCTTGCCGACACGACTACGCAATCCCTCAAAAGAAAGCTGACAGCATTCATAATGCGTCGCCTAGCGGCTATGAACAAGCTAAAGTCGAAGTGGAGGAGGATAGAAGAAGAATACTGGAGGGTAGCGCGGGCAATCGAAGAAGGAATATCTTTTCCACCTGAGAAAGTAGCCGAGGTGGAAGAGCTGAGCAAAGGAATTGAAGAGATTTGTCTAGTTCTAGGAAGGTTTTGGCCAGAGGGGAAGGCACTTGCTTCACGCAGCAAAACATATCCCTCGGCGACAGTAGAATTATTAGGCAAAGAAGCTCGACGGAAGGTTCATgagattttgttttatttaatgGAGGATGACGTTTCCATAATTGGTGTTTATGGAATGGGTGGGGTGGGCAAGACGGCCATTTTGAGGCATGTCTATAATACACTCCATGAAGGTCTTGCCTTGGATGTATTCTGGGTTGCTGTACCTCAGGATTTTAGTGTGTATGCGCTACAAGAAGAGATTGCCAGTGCGGTCGGACTAGTCAATCTCTCAAACGAGAAGGACATGAAGAGAAGGGCGGACCTATTGTATGGACATCTGAATGTGAAGAATGGACCCGTCCTAATTTTAGATGGCCTTTGGATGCATTTTGAAGCTAAGGATGTGGGAATTCCGGTTGAAACGGGCAACGTAAAGTTGGTAGTGACAACTCGATCACTAGATGTGTGCAGTATGATGCAGTGTCAAAAGCAAATCAAGATAGAACTTCTCGATATGGAAGATTCTTGGGAGTTGTTTTTAAAGATGCTTTGCTTTGCAGGAGAAGTCCCCAAGGAAGTTGAACAAATTGCAAGGTCTCTGGTTGATAGGTGTTATGGTCTGCCACTTGGGATCATTGAGATTGCATCTCGCATGAAAGGAATAGAGAAAGTGCATGAATGGAGAGGAATGCTGGGAAAATTAGAAGACTCCCGGATGGAGCTTGACGTGTTCAAGAGTCTGCAACTCAGTTACTGGAAGTTGGGTGATGATCAGGTGCGACGGTGTTTCCTGCATTTAGTACTTTGTTTTGGACAAGAAGAAGCCCTTCTAGCAGGTTCAAGAGTGGACTTGATAGAGTCTTTCATAGATGAGGGTTTATTAGGTGGAAGTGCCACCAGGCAAGGACTGCACGATCTGGGTAACACCATATTGGATAAAATAAGAAGGGCCTGCCTGTTGGATCCAGAAAGAAACGATCTGTATCTACACCCGTTGACAAGGGGCATGGCATTGGATATAGTGAGGACAACTCACATTGTTAAGGACCATATGGGGTTGAAAGAAATACCGGAGGAAGTATTCTGGCGCGATTGTCTAGAGAAAGTCTTTTTACAAGGCAACAAAATAGAAGAAATCCCGGAGGGCATATCACCAAATTGCCCTAAACTGACGGGGCTGTATTTGAGTGCCAATGTCGTGTTGGGATTCATCCATGAAACTTTCTTCAGACATCTGAAGGGGCTGACGGTTCTAGATCTCAGCGAGACCCAAATCACGGAATTACCGGACTCCATCTCTCAGTTGGAGAGCTTGGAAGCACTGTTACTGAGAAACTGTGTAGAATTACGTTTTATTCCTTATGTTGGAAAGTTGGGATGCCTAAGAAAGTTGGACCTCCAGGGGTGTGAAAGTCTTGAAGAAGCGCCAGAGGGGATGGAGATGTTGGTAAACCTGAGGTACCTCGACCTAGATGGCACAGGGATCGAGACATTATCAGAGGGAGTGTTGGGGAAGCTGGTGAGCTTGCAATATCTCGCGATTAAAATGCTGAGGGCAGGAGAAGGGGTAAAATTAACAGAGGTGGAGGCACTTATTTGTTCTGTTGCCAATGTGGAAACGTTCAACGCATGCCTGGGGACTCTCGAGCGAAATAGTTCCCGACGGTACAGCCTCGCGGTGGGTCCACCAGACAAGCACTTCTTTTGTAGTTTGGATGAGACTGAGAGGTACATACACATCGATAGTTGCGACCATATCGCTGCGAGTGCAGACGGAACAAGTGGTGATGGCTGCGCTCTGCTTCCGAAAAGTGTGCAATCGTTGGAATTGTCCAGGTGTCATAAAATGAAGAGATTGATGGAACCGGAGGGGCTGACCACTTCCCTTCCAAATCTGCAGGAGATTAGAATATATAGTTGTGAGAAGGTAGAGGAGATAATATGTGGGCCATTGCCGAGGGGAGTCACTTGTGGCCTTACATATATTGGTATAGAAGCATGCAACAACATGAAGAGGGTGCTGCTGACGCAAGACATGTTGCTCCACCTCCCTTTCCTCCATGAGATATCAGTCAGCGACTGCAAGGGCATGGAGGTGATAATAGGCACCGTTGCCAAAATGACGCACTGTTGCTTCCCAAAGTTAAGGAAGCTGGCTCTACGGAATCTTCCCGAACTGAAGAGCGTATGTGATGGGACCACGAGCTGCGATTCCCTCGAGTGGATCTCTATAGACAACTGCCCGAAAGTGAAGAGGATTCCTCTGCAGCTGCCCCTGCATGACAATGGGCTCCCTTCTCCTCCCCCTTCTCTTCGACAGATTCGGATAAATCGGCAGACGTGGGAGTCGCTGGAGTGGGATCATCCCCTTGCCCGTTCTTCACTTGAACTAGTGAAGTTTCTTGGTAAGTCACCCACAAAGTTTGCTGCTCCTTTTATCCTTTCCATCTCCCTTGGTCCCTATCCTTAATAGCAAGTGTTATAACACGTAAGCGCTTAGGAACTAGCAGTTAGGCCTGTGCTACACACTGATAAGTCAGTTCTATTACTGCTTGAAAGCTAGCGTAATGGTCATGTTATTAGTAAACGTTAGTTGCTTCAGTTATGTTCAAAAATTACAGAAAAGAAAGTGCTCTATTAACTCTGAATGAATAGCAACGGcaatggtctctctctctctctctctctctctctctctctctctctctctctctctctctctctctctctctctcgtaggGGCCAAGGCACACTCTGTACATTTATGAGTGGTTCCTCACGCCAATTTTACAGAAAGAGCCATTCTGAGTTCACAAAAATTCTGGATATGCTGTTATACAAATCGCTCTATTACATGTAATCAGTTTTTGTGGTCACAATATGATCACGACATAGATATAACAAATGATTAATTGCTGCAGAATTCTCGTACAGAAAAGTTGAAATTGATCATGATGCCCTTGTTGGAAGGATGCCAAggcttagtaaaaaaaaaaatttgattaggAAGTTCTACTTTATTGGTTGGGATAGGTCGAGAGAGTGCACGTTAAAtgctttttaccttttcttttggttccGTTTCCGTTGTACCTCATCCAGTACTTCTACTTTCAAGGCTTCTTAGATTGATTGCTATTTTCGTGAATACTTTGGAGGGACTTGGTATTTCCAATTGCATATTTGCAGATATTGAATTTCTTcctgtttaattttatttaagtttGGTTGGCCGGAGAAGTCTCTAATTTCTTTAGATTGGTAGCATTCTCTCTTTAATTTTGATTAGGTTTTTTCAGTCAAAGAAGTCTCTAATTCCTTTAAATTGTTtttggaagagaaa from Rhodamnia argentea isolate NSW1041297 chromosome 2, ASM2092103v1, whole genome shotgun sequence encodes the following:
- the LOC115749854 gene encoding probable disease resistance protein At4g27220 isoform X1 gives rise to the protein MTDPRNAEEGEPDAEVPRGEGGPVTEVPQGEMPSSTDPFLELFEEKPNDKRKRSFCADESPVGDSKRIKVCFAGVRSEALEALKGERALESSNRQGNDEGPSNLAQGSHQPGTASNEDSSRETSIAAMPYLSSGAGSSAFLPLTETNSPNQSLAALTDLPRLKAEEGEPNTELPHGARTHVAPAVSRPGTHRLADTTMTSLKRNLGELISSRLAAMNKLKSKWRRIEEEYWRVARAIEEGISFPPEKVAEVEELSKGIEEICLVLGRFWPEGKALASRSKTYPSATVELLGKEARRKVHEILFYLMEDDVSIIGVYGMGGVGKTAILRHVYNTLHEGLALDVFWVAVPQDFSVYALQEEIASAVGLVNLSNEKDMKRRADLLYGHLNVKNGPVLILDGLWMHFEAKDVGIPVETGNVKLVVTTRSLDVCSMMQCQKQIKIELLDMEDSWELFLKMLCFAGEVPKEVEQIARSLVDRCYGLPLGIIEIASRMKGIEKVHEWRGMLGKLEDSRMELDVFKSLQLSYWKLGDDQVRRCFLHLVLCFGQEEALLAGSRVDLIESFIDEGLLGGSATRQGLHDLGNTILDKIRRACLLDPERNDLYLHPLTRGMALDIVRTTHIVKDHMGLKEIPEEVFWRDCLEKVFLQGNKIEEIPEGISPNCPKLTGLYLSANVVLGFIHETFFRHLKGLTVLDLSETQITELPDSISQLESLEALLLRNCVELRFIPYVGKLGCLRKLDLQGCESLEEAPEGMEMLVNLRYLDLDGTGIETLSEGVLGKLVSLQYLAIKMLRAGEGVKLTEVEALICSVANVETFNACLGTLERNSSRRYSLAVGPPDKHFFCSLDETERYIHIDSCDHIAASADGTSGDGCALLPKSVQSLELSRCHKMKRLMEPEGLTTSLPNLQEIRIYSCEKVEEIICGPLPRGVTCGLTYIGIEACNNMKRVLLTQDMLLHLPFLHEISVSDCKGMEVIIGTVAKMTHCCFPKLRKLALRNLPELKSVCDGTTSCDSLEWISIDNCPKVKRIPLQLPLHDNGLPSPPPSLRQIRINRQTWESLEWDHPLARSSLELVKFLGKSPTKFAAPFILSISLGPYP
- the LOC115749854 gene encoding probable disease resistance protein At4g27220 isoform X2; its protein translation is MTDPRNAEEGEPDAEVPRGEGGPVTEVPQGEMPSSTDPFLELFEEKPNDKRKRSFCADESPVGDSKRIKVCFAGVRSEALEALKGERALESSNRQGNDEGPSNLAQGSHQPGTASNEDSSRETSIAAMPYLSSGAGSSAFLPLTETNSPNQSLAALTDLPRLKAEEGEPNTELPHGARTHVAPAVSRPGTHRLADTTMTSLKRNLGELISSRLAAMNKLKSKWRRIEEEYWRVARAIEEGISFPPEKVAEVEELSKGIEEICLVLGRFWPEGKALASRSKTYPSATVELLGKEARRKVHEILFYLMEDDVSIIGVYGMGGVGKTAILRHVYNTLHEGLALDVFWVAVPQDFSVYALQEEIASAVGLVNLSNEKDMKRRADLLYGHLNVKNGPVLILDGLWMHFEAKDVGIPVETGNVKLVVTTRSLDVCSMMQCQKQIKIELLDMEDSWELFLKMLCFAGEVPKEVEQIARSLVDRCYGLPLGIIEIASRMKGIEKVHEWRGMLGKLEDSRMELDVFKSLQLSYWKLGDDQVRRCFLHLVLCFGQEEALLAGSRVDLIESFIDEGLLGGSATRQGLHDLGNTILDKIRRACLLDPERNDLYLHPLTRGMALDIVRTTHIVKDHMGLKEIPEEVFWRDCLEKVFLQGNKIEEIPEGISPNCPKLTGLYLSANVVLGFIHETFFRHLKGLTVLDLSETQITELPDSISQLESLEALLLRNCVELRFIPYVGKLGCLRKLDLQGCESLEEAPEGMEMLVNLRYLDLDGTGIETLSEGVLGKLVSLQYLAIKMLRAGEGVKLTEVEALICSVANVETFNACLGTLERNSSRRYSLAVGPPDKHFFCSLDETERYIHIDSCDHIAASADGTSGDGCALLPKSVQSLELSRCHKMKRLMEPEGLTTSLPNLQEIRIYSCEKVEEIICGPLPRGVTCGLTYIGIEACNNMKRVLLTQDMLLHLPFLHEISVSDCKGMEVIIGTVAKMTHCCFPKLRKLALRNLPELKSVCDGTTSCDSLEWISIDNCPKVKRIPLQLPLHDNGLPSPPPSLRQIRINRQTWESLEWDHPLARSSLELVKFLD